From a region of the Hymenobacter jejuensis genome:
- a CDS encoding M20/M25/M40 family metallo-hydrolase, producing MQKSLFIILLTCFGFTSVAQNLAPKPAKLPAGVSAATVERVVRALTADDMQGRASTQPGGLKAAQFLSAEFKRIGLQPITGLAGFEQTFSVYETKPQTLAVTLNGAAVPAENAAIASGQAQVNWSEADATPARVVIVGAQEANPMQTVRPLLALRENTLVLVDPAHRARFQQLAAYLRQGSVRPEQPGPNSCVVVLAPAPADGKVTFQVKATATVRPVELRNVVGVLPGRSKDKAQAAEMVVFSGHYDHLGTIRPVAGDSIANGADDDASGTTAVVALAEYFKKKKKNARTLVFVAFAAEEIGGFGSQYFSKQVDPAKVAAMFNIEMIGKVAKFGPNTAFITGYERSDFGKLLQQNLQGTPFRFEPDPYPEQNLFYRSDNATLARLGVPAHTISTDQIPTDKLYHSVDDEVESLDLANMTAVITAIARSATGIVAGQQTPQRIAPESVGQRP from the coding sequence ATGCAGAAATCCCTTTTCATAATACTCTTAACCTGTTTTGGTTTCACTTCTGTAGCCCAAAACCTCGCGCCTAAACCTGCAAAGCTGCCGGCTGGTGTCTCAGCCGCTACCGTGGAGCGCGTAGTCCGGGCGCTGACTGCCGACGACATGCAGGGTAGAGCTTCCACCCAGCCCGGCGGCCTGAAGGCTGCCCAATTTTTGTCTGCGGAGTTCAAACGCATTGGCTTGCAGCCTATTACGGGCCTTGCTGGCTTCGAGCAAACTTTTTCGGTGTACGAAACCAAGCCCCAAACGCTGGCGGTAACGCTCAACGGTGCTGCGGTGCCCGCCGAAAATGCCGCCATTGCGTCGGGGCAGGCGCAGGTCAATTGGTCGGAAGCCGATGCCACGCCGGCGCGCGTGGTGATTGTGGGCGCACAGGAAGCTAACCCCATGCAGACGGTGCGGCCGTTGCTGGCGTTGCGCGAGAACACGCTGGTCTTGGTCGATCCGGCGCACCGGGCCCGCTTCCAGCAGCTAGCAGCTTACTTGCGGCAGGGCTCCGTACGACCTGAGCAGCCTGGTCCCAATTCGTGCGTGGTAGTGCTGGCTCCGGCGCCGGCCGATGGCAAGGTCACGTTTCAGGTGAAGGCCACGGCCACCGTGCGGCCCGTGGAGCTGCGCAACGTGGTGGGCGTGCTGCCCGGTCGCTCCAAAGACAAGGCGCAAGCCGCTGAAATGGTGGTGTTTTCGGGGCATTACGACCACTTGGGCACCATCCGGCCCGTGGCCGGCGACTCCATCGCCAATGGCGCCGACGACGACGCCAGCGGCACGACAGCCGTAGTGGCGTTGGCCGAGTATTTCAAGAAGAAAAAGAAAAACGCCCGTACGTTGGTGTTTGTGGCCTTCGCGGCCGAAGAAATCGGCGGCTTCGGCTCGCAGTATTTCTCCAAGCAAGTCGATCCGGCCAAAGTGGCGGCGATGTTCAACATCGAAATGATCGGCAAAGTGGCCAAGTTCGGTCCGAATACGGCCTTCATCACTGGCTACGAGCGCTCGGATTTTGGCAAGCTACTCCAGCAAAACCTGCAAGGCACGCCCTTCCGCTTCGAGCCCGATCCGTACCCCGAGCAAAACCTGTTTTATCGCTCCGACAACGCCACGCTGGCTCGCCTCGGCGTACCGGCCCACACCATCAGCACCGACCAAATCCCGACCGACAAGCTCTACCATTCCGTCGACGACGAAGTGGAAAGTCTCGATTTGGCCAACATGACGGCCGTGATCACCGCCATTGCGCGCAGCGCAACCGGCATTGTGGCCGGCCAGCAAACGCCCCAGCGCATTGCGCCCGAGAGCGTAGGGCAGCGGCCGTAG
- a CDS encoding META domain-containing protein — MISSLLRYSWLFGVCCLLLAACQSAQPAASNPGSSSSSAKPDSPLLNTRWVVRQLNGAPVTVPEGGRELYLLLRLGENHVAEGNAGCNRFSGRFVASELNGLSISNLLSTKMACPQLDTENLMMHSLEQVTHYELHSDNLALYGSDSAQPLLMLQAVVLR; from the coding sequence ATGATCTCATCTTTGCTTCGTTACAGCTGGCTTTTCGGCGTATGCTGCCTGCTGCTGGCGGCTTGCCAAAGCGCTCAGCCAGCCGCTTCCAACCCCGGTTCCAGCTCATCATCGGCAAAGCCCGACTCGCCCCTGCTCAATACCCGGTGGGTAGTTCGGCAGCTCAATGGCGCGCCCGTAACGGTGCCCGAAGGAGGCCGGGAGCTGTACCTACTCCTGCGCCTAGGCGAGAATCACGTTGCGGAGGGTAATGCCGGTTGCAATCGCTTTTCGGGGCGCTTTGTAGCTTCTGAGCTGAACGGACTGAGCATAAGCAATTTGCTTTCAACCAAAATGGCTTGCCCTCAGCTTGACACCGAAAATCTTATGATGCACAGCTTAGAACAAGTAACTCATTATGAGCTACATAGTGATAACTTAGCCCTGTATGGCTCCGACAGCGCCCAACCCCTTCTGATGCTTCAGGCGGTTGTATTGCGCTAA
- a CDS encoding cytochrome ubiquinol oxidase subunit I — protein MDDFFAARSQMALSLGFHIIYACIGMVMPFFMAVSHFRWLRTHDVVYQNLTKAWSKGVAIFFATGAVSGTMLSFELGLLWPQFMEHAGPIFGMPFSLEGTAFFIEAIALGFFLYGWNRFNPWFHWFTGVVVGISGLASGILVVAANSWMNSPAGFDYVNGQYLNIDPMAAMFNRAWLSQSIHMTIAAFAATGFAVAGVHALMLLRGKNVVFHQRAFAIAAAFGAVAAILQPLSGDFSAKDVAKRQPAKLAAMEALFQTEKPAALVLGGVPDEKNQRVDYAIKVPGMLSFLAHGNFQQEVQGLDRIPRADRPPVLVPHFAFQIMVGLGTFLMAVSALYFFALWRKKAWLRSKWLLRLFVAAIPLGFIAVEAGWTVTEVGRQPWIIYGVMRTRDAVTPMPGIQYSFYVFTAVYLVLSFLVIFLLSRQIQMVPKLYDRPDRPLQPVLA, from the coding sequence ATGGATGATTTTTTTGCTGCCCGGTCGCAAATGGCGTTGTCGCTGGGGTTTCACATTATCTACGCCTGCATCGGCATGGTGATGCCGTTTTTCATGGCGGTGTCGCACTTCCGTTGGCTCCGCACCCACGACGTTGTCTACCAGAACCTTACGAAAGCCTGGAGCAAAGGCGTCGCCATCTTTTTTGCCACCGGTGCCGTGTCGGGCACCATGCTTTCCTTCGAATTGGGGTTGCTCTGGCCCCAGTTTATGGAGCACGCCGGACCGATATTTGGGATGCCGTTTTCGCTGGAGGGAACGGCATTTTTTATTGAAGCCATCGCCCTCGGCTTCTTCCTTTACGGCTGGAACCGCTTCAATCCGTGGTTCCACTGGTTTACGGGTGTCGTGGTGGGTATCAGCGGGTTAGCATCGGGCATTCTGGTGGTCGCGGCCAATTCGTGGATGAACAGTCCCGCGGGCTTCGACTACGTGAACGGCCAGTACCTCAACATCGACCCGATGGCGGCTATGTTTAATCGGGCCTGGCTATCGCAGTCCATTCACATGACCATTGCGGCTTTTGCCGCCACGGGATTCGCCGTAGCGGGTGTGCACGCGCTCATGTTGCTACGCGGAAAAAACGTGGTATTTCACCAACGCGCTTTCGCCATCGCGGCGGCATTTGGGGCGGTGGCGGCTATTTTGCAACCCCTCAGCGGCGACTTTTCGGCCAAAGACGTAGCCAAGCGGCAGCCCGCCAAGCTGGCCGCCATGGAAGCCCTTTTTCAGACGGAGAAGCCGGCGGCATTGGTGCTGGGCGGCGTGCCCGACGAAAAAAACCAACGCGTTGATTACGCCATTAAAGTCCCCGGAATGCTCAGTTTTCTGGCCCACGGCAATTTTCAGCAGGAAGTGCAGGGCCTCGACCGCATCCCGCGCGCCGACCGGCCGCCGGTGCTGGTGCCGCATTTTGCGTTTCAGATTATGGTGGGGCTGGGCACGTTTCTGATGGCGGTGTCGGCGCTGTATTTCTTTGCCTTGTGGCGAAAAAAGGCTTGGCTGCGCAGCAAATGGCTGTTGCGGCTGTTTGTGGCGGCTATTCCGCTTGGGTTTATAGCGGTCGAGGCGGGCTGGACGGTGACGGAAGTCGGCCGCCAACCCTGGATCATCTACGGGGTGATGCGCACCCGCGACGCCGTGACGCCCATGCCAGGCATTCAGTATTCCTTTTACGTGTTTACGGCGGTGTATTTGGTGCTGAGCTTTTTGGTCATCTTCCTGCTGTCGCGGCAAATTCAGATGGTGCCCAAGCTCTACGACCGGCCCGATCGCCCTCTACAACCTGTTTTAGCTTAA
- a CDS encoding DUF3078 domain-containing protein, with amino-acid sequence MKRVFIGLLVAAGLALEQPASAQVVVVDSATDLPPEPLWKRSFKAGLNFTEATLSSNWRGGGVNSFGLNTLLNAKANYKLDAASWDNEADLLYAFVSNKGQGYRKNLDRIFLDTKYGRSLSPHWDTFVSLNLLTQFAAGYKYSKDANGNERAQILSSTFAPAYVTAAYGFEYHPTDYFKVRLSPFAPRLTIVGRNQRFMEALGDRPYGVRPGHSTRFEVLAAQVLAEFDKDIAKNVNLKARYLLFANYGDNFALRRIDHRLDAGLTAKVNRYINVALTGIMLYDYDQDRGLQYSQGLTLGFLYTIQNYSDDKK; translated from the coding sequence ATGAAACGTGTTTTTATTGGGCTGCTTGTGGCGGCAGGCTTGGCATTGGAGCAGCCAGCATCCGCCCAGGTAGTCGTTGTTGACTCGGCCACCGATCTGCCCCCCGAGCCGCTTTGGAAGAGAAGCTTTAAGGCCGGTCTTAATTTCACCGAAGCCACACTGTCGTCGAATTGGCGGGGCGGGGGAGTCAATTCATTCGGCCTCAATACGCTCTTGAATGCGAAGGCCAATTACAAGCTTGACGCCGCCAGTTGGGACAACGAAGCCGACCTGCTCTACGCTTTCGTATCGAACAAGGGGCAAGGCTACCGCAAGAACCTCGACCGCATTTTTCTAGATACCAAATACGGCCGCAGCCTTAGTCCGCATTGGGATACGTTTGTATCCCTGAACCTACTGACGCAGTTTGCGGCTGGCTACAAGTACAGCAAGGACGCCAACGGCAACGAGCGGGCGCAGATCCTGTCGTCCACGTTTGCGCCGGCTTATGTTACGGCCGCTTACGGCTTCGAGTACCATCCAACCGATTACTTCAAGGTGCGGCTGTCACCGTTTGCACCGCGCCTCACGATAGTTGGTCGTAATCAGCGGTTTATGGAAGCTCTAGGCGATCGGCCCTACGGTGTACGCCCCGGTCATTCTACCCGGTTTGAAGTCTTGGCAGCGCAAGTGTTGGCCGAGTTCGACAAGGACATCGCCAAGAACGTAAATCTGAAAGCCCGTTATCTACTTTTCGCCAACTATGGCGACAATTTCGCTCTGCGCCGCATCGATCACCGCTTGGATGCCGGCCTTACTGCCAAAGTGAATCGCTACATCAACGTGGCGCTAACCGGTATCATGCTCTACGATTACGACCAGGATCGGGGGTTGCAATATAGCCAGGGCCTGACACTCGGTTTCCTCTATACCATCCAGAACTACAGCGACGATAAAAAGTAA
- a CDS encoding efflux RND transporter permease subunit yields MGRFIQSIVAFSLKNRFFVFFMTALLIAGGAYSYMHTPIEAFPDVTNTQIIIVSQWPGRSAQEVERFVSVPIEVAMNSVQKKSNMRSISMFGLSVLKINFDDDVDDFFARQQVNNLLAGVKLPEGCDSDVQPPYGPTGEIFRYTVQSNRGRNTNDLLAIQDWVVERQLKSVPGVADIAAFGGTKKTYEITVDPGQLQKFDLTPLEVFQAVQKSNINVGGDVIEKNSQSYVVRGIGLLNNTEDIGNIIVKDINSTPILVRNVASVTEGSLPRVGQAGLDDNSDVVEGIVIMRKGENPAEVLKRVKDKIEDLNTKVLPADVKLVTFYDRDVLMDHCTHTVIHNLIEGIVLVTLIVFLFMADWRSTLIVGVVVPLALLFAFICLRLKGMSANLLSMGAIDFGIIIDGAVVMVEGIFVVLDHKAHKVGMPVFNKLAKMGIIKKTGGELGKAVFFSKLIILTCLLPIFAFEKVEGKMFSPLAYTLGFALVGALILTLTLVPVLSSILLNKNVKEKNNPLVNFFDRIVTKGFAWTYTHKRVSLLTAFAVMAVTLYSFTFLGTEFLPELNEGALWVETKLPMSSSLTETNKMAANYRRILRSFPEVQSVLSQTGRSNDGTDPSGIYYVQAQVNLYPKEEWKRDITKEELIDEMDAKLKEYPGIVFNYSQPIIDNVEEAVAGINAALAVKIFGNDLQAIDDKADSVMTILKTVRGVKDLGILRNLGQPELSIHLNEGRMAAYGVQASDAQAVIEMAIGGKAATQLYEGERKFDVRIRYPKQYRSTEDEIRELRVPTIRGTKVALKEIADVKTVNGPASVYHDNGQRFIAVKFSIRDRDMGSTIAEAQEKVNRQIHLPKGYSIAWAGEFENQVRATNRLEQVVPISLVIIFILLFITFGNAKDAGLVLINVPFALIGGIVALHLTHINFSISAGIGFIALFGICIQNGVILITVFKQNLRKKLSLAESLRAGVASRVRPVVMTAMMAMIGLFPAALSTGIGSETQKPLAIVVIGGLVSATVLTLLIFPLVFDWAYREMHQDAPSAPVSEENQLVTA; encoded by the coding sequence ATGGGCAGATTTATTCAAAGCATTGTGGCCTTTTCGCTGAAGAACCGATTCTTCGTGTTCTTCATGACGGCCTTGTTAATTGCGGGGGGTGCGTACAGCTACATGCACACGCCGATCGAAGCGTTTCCGGACGTGACGAACACGCAAATTATCATTGTGTCGCAGTGGCCGGGCCGCTCGGCGCAGGAAGTCGAGCGCTTCGTGTCGGTGCCGATTGAGGTGGCCATGAACTCGGTGCAGAAGAAGTCTAACATGCGCTCAATCAGCATGTTCGGCTTGTCGGTGCTGAAGATCAACTTCGACGACGACGTCGACGATTTCTTCGCCCGCCAACAAGTGAATAACCTGCTGGCCGGCGTGAAGCTGCCCGAAGGCTGCGACTCCGACGTGCAGCCGCCCTACGGCCCTACCGGCGAGATTTTCCGCTACACCGTGCAGAGCAACCGCGGGCGCAATACCAACGATTTGCTAGCTATTCAGGACTGGGTGGTGGAGCGCCAGCTGAAGTCGGTGCCCGGCGTGGCCGACATTGCCGCGTTTGGCGGCACCAAGAAAACTTACGAGATCACGGTTGATCCGGGCCAGCTCCAGAAGTTCGATCTGACGCCGCTGGAGGTGTTTCAGGCCGTGCAGAAGAGCAATATCAACGTCGGCGGCGACGTGATTGAGAAGAACTCGCAGTCGTATGTGGTGCGGGGCATCGGCCTGCTCAACAACACCGAGGACATCGGCAACATCATCGTCAAGGACATCAACAGCACCCCGATTCTGGTGCGCAACGTGGCCAGCGTAACGGAGGGCTCGCTTCCGCGCGTAGGGCAGGCCGGCCTCGATGACAACAGCGACGTGGTGGAAGGCATCGTGATTATGCGCAAGGGCGAGAACCCAGCCGAGGTGCTTAAACGCGTAAAAGACAAGATTGAAGACCTGAATACCAAGGTGTTACCGGCCGACGTGAAGCTCGTCACCTTCTACGACCGCGACGTGCTTATGGACCACTGCACGCACACCGTGATCCACAACCTAATCGAAGGCATCGTGCTGGTAACGCTCATCGTGTTCCTGTTCATGGCCGATTGGCGCTCGACGCTTATTGTGGGCGTAGTGGTGCCGCTGGCCTTGCTGTTTGCCTTTATCTGCTTGCGGCTTAAAGGCATGAGCGCCAACCTGTTATCCATGGGTGCCATTGACTTCGGTATTATCATCGACGGGGCCGTGGTCATGGTGGAAGGCATTTTTGTGGTGCTTGATCATAAGGCGCACAAAGTTGGGATGCCGGTGTTTAACAAGCTGGCCAAAATGGGCATCATCAAGAAAACCGGCGGCGAGCTAGGCAAGGCTGTGTTCTTTTCTAAGCTCATCATTCTCACGTGCTTACTGCCCATTTTCGCCTTTGAGAAAGTGGAAGGCAAGATGTTCTCGCCGCTGGCCTACACGCTGGGCTTTGCATTGGTCGGCGCGCTTATTCTGACGCTGACGCTGGTGCCGGTGCTGAGCAGCATTTTGCTCAACAAGAACGTGAAGGAGAAGAACAACCCGCTAGTCAACTTCTTCGATCGCATTGTCACCAAGGGCTTTGCTTGGACTTACACCCACAAACGGGTGAGTTTGCTGACGGCCTTTGCCGTGATGGCCGTAACGCTGTATTCGTTCACGTTCTTGGGCACCGAGTTTTTGCCGGAGCTGAACGAAGGCGCGCTGTGGGTGGAAACCAAGCTGCCGATGTCGTCGTCGCTGACGGAAACGAACAAAATGGCGGCCAACTACCGCCGCATTCTGCGCTCGTTCCCGGAGGTGCAATCGGTGCTTTCCCAGACGGGCCGCTCCAACGACGGCACCGACCCGTCGGGCATTTATTACGTGCAGGCGCAGGTCAACCTCTACCCCAAAGAGGAATGGAAGCGCGACATCACAAAGGAGGAGCTGATTGACGAAATGGATGCCAAGCTGAAGGAGTATCCGGGCATCGTGTTCAACTACTCGCAGCCCATCATCGACAACGTGGAGGAAGCCGTAGCGGGCATCAACGCGGCCCTGGCCGTGAAGATTTTTGGCAACGACCTGCAAGCCATCGACGACAAAGCCGACTCCGTGATGACCATCCTCAAAACCGTGCGCGGCGTGAAGGACTTGGGCATTTTGCGCAACCTCGGCCAGCCAGAATTAAGCATTCATCTAAACGAAGGGCGCATGGCCGCCTATGGCGTACAAGCCTCTGACGCACAAGCCGTTATCGAAATGGCCATTGGAGGTAAAGCGGCCACCCAACTCTACGAAGGTGAGCGCAAGTTCGACGTGCGTATCCGCTACCCCAAGCAATACCGCTCGACCGAAGATGAAATTCGGGAGCTGCGCGTGCCAACCATCCGGGGCACGAAGGTGGCACTCAAGGAAATTGCCGATGTGAAGACCGTCAACGGTCCAGCCTCGGTGTATCATGATAACGGTCAGCGCTTTATCGCGGTGAAGTTTTCCATCCGCGACCGCGACATGGGCTCGACCATTGCCGAAGCGCAGGAGAAAGTCAACCGCCAGATTCACCTGCCCAAAGGCTACAGCATTGCCTGGGCCGGCGAATTTGAAAACCAAGTGCGCGCGACCAACCGCCTCGAGCAAGTAGTACCTATCTCGCTGGTAATCATCTTCATTCTGCTGTTCATCACCTTCGGCAATGCCAAAGATGCGGGCCTAGTGCTCATCAACGTACCCTTCGCCCTGATCGGCGGCATCGTGGCCCTGCACCTGACGCACATTAACTTCAGCATCTCGGCGGGCATCGGGTTCATTGCCTTGTTCGGCATTTGCATCCAAAACGGCGTGATTCTGATTACGGTGTTCAAGCAAAACCTGCGCAAGAAGCTCTCGCTCGCCGAATCGTTGCGCGCCGGCGTGGCCTCGCGCGTGCGCCCCGTCGTGATGACGGCCATGATGGCCATGATTGGTTTGTTTCCGGCGGCTCTGAGCACCGGCATCGGCTCGGAAACGCAGAAACCGCTGGCCATCGTCGTGATCGGCGGCTTGGTGTCGGCCACGGTGCTCACGCTGCTGATTTTCCCGCTCGTGTTTGACTGGGCTTACCGCGAAATGCACCAAGATGCTCCTTCCGCACCCGTATCCGAAGAGAATCAGCTGGTTACGGCATAA
- a CDS encoding transporter encodes MRKTTLLTAAGLMLAGPARTLAQTVDKEIGNADTPFAHNIRPDRPGQTVTTNMLRPGQVQLETGILRFKPADPNLGTRRSLSTALLRVGFFNHIELRASQGYLHALPTATGRPENGVPVPGFPAGFMPLTVGAKFLASTNQDARSQVVVLAEMTLPNGDASFTNKAYEPSASLLISQQLGERFGLEANLGFRQRGFKAADTKVGQYLGTLALNGPLGRSFGFFAETYATWRQTEKLAPGLTSGLYWRPLPGLRLDATAGQGFGGPTNGFSVGAGLSMRVGGNKITN; translated from the coding sequence ATGCGCAAGACCACTCTGCTGACCGCCGCCGGGCTTATGCTCGCCGGCCCGGCCCGCACCCTGGCCCAAACTGTTGACAAGGAAATCGGTAACGCCGACACGCCTTTCGCCCACAACATCCGCCCCGACCGCCCCGGTCAAACGGTGACCACCAACATGCTTCGCCCCGGCCAGGTGCAGCTCGAAACCGGCATCCTCCGCTTCAAGCCCGCCGACCCCAACTTGGGCACTCGCCGCTCCCTTTCCACGGCGCTGCTGCGGGTGGGCTTCTTCAATCACATCGAATTGCGGGCCTCGCAGGGCTACCTCCACGCGCTGCCAACTGCCACCGGCCGCCCCGAAAATGGGGTTCCGGTGCCGGGTTTTCCGGCAGGCTTTATGCCGCTCACAGTAGGAGCTAAGTTTTTGGCATCGACCAACCAAGATGCTCGCTCCCAAGTGGTTGTGTTGGCCGAAATGACCCTTCCCAACGGCGATGCTTCCTTCACCAACAAAGCCTACGAGCCGTCAGCAAGCCTATTGATCTCGCAGCAATTGGGCGAACGTTTTGGCTTGGAAGCCAACCTTGGTTTTCGGCAACGCGGCTTCAAAGCAGCCGATACCAAAGTGGGCCAATACTTGGGCACGCTGGCGCTCAACGGGCCGCTGGGCCGCAGCTTTGGCTTCTTCGCCGAAACCTACGCCACTTGGCGGCAAACGGAAAAATTGGCACCGGGTCTTACTTCGGGCCTGTACTGGCGACCACTCCCTGGCCTGCGCCTCGACGCCACGGCTGGGCAAGGCTTTGGCGGACCCACCAACGGCTTTTCGGTTGGGGCCGGCCTGAGCATGCGCGTGGGCGGCAATAAAATAACTAATTGA
- a CDS encoding cytochrome d ubiquinol oxidase subunit II: MHYVVVAYLCLALLLYLVLGGADFGAGIIELFTPHRHRRVARQTMYQAIGPIWEANHMWLIIAVVILFVAFPRIYSVMSVSLHIPLVIMLLGIIARGTAFVFRSYDAVKDNMQGVYSRIFTYSSFVTPLFLGIIAASVLSGTINLQATTFLDAYVFSWLHWFSVAVGFFTVALCGYLASVYLIGEATDEINRQRYIAKTMRLNIIAVACGALVFAAAHFQGVPLLNWIFGNAVGVTAVVLATLSLGLQWYLLLHGHDIIPRLLAGFQATMILLAIGYKHFPDFIILRGGGTLSLFTQNAPKSTMHALGLALLLGSVLILPALGYLYYSFQKKEEFAEH, encoded by the coding sequence ATGCACTACGTAGTTGTTGCTTATCTGTGCTTGGCGCTCTTGCTGTATCTGGTGCTGGGCGGCGCCGATTTTGGGGCCGGCATTATTGAGCTGTTTACGCCCCACCGGCACCGCCGCGTGGCCCGCCAGACGATGTACCAAGCCATTGGCCCGATTTGGGAAGCCAACCACATGTGGCTGATCATTGCCGTAGTGATTCTGTTTGTGGCGTTTCCGCGCATTTATAGCGTGATGTCGGTGTCGCTGCATATCCCGTTGGTTATCATGCTGTTAGGCATTATCGCCCGCGGCACGGCCTTCGTGTTTCGTAGCTACGATGCCGTGAAGGACAACATGCAGGGCGTTTACAGCCGCATCTTCACGTATTCCAGCTTTGTTACGCCGCTGTTTTTAGGCATCATTGCGGCCAGCGTGCTGTCGGGCACCATCAACTTGCAGGCTACCACGTTTTTAGATGCGTACGTGTTTAGCTGGCTGCACTGGTTTTCGGTGGCGGTTGGCTTTTTTACGGTGGCGCTGTGTGGCTACCTAGCTTCGGTGTACCTGATCGGCGAAGCCACCGACGAGATCAACCGGCAGCGGTACATCGCCAAAACGATGCGCCTGAATATCATTGCGGTAGCCTGCGGTGCGCTGGTGTTTGCGGCGGCGCATTTTCAGGGGGTGCCGCTGCTCAACTGGATTTTTGGCAACGCGGTAGGCGTTACGGCGGTGGTGCTGGCTACGCTGTCATTGGGGCTGCAATGGTATTTGTTGCTGCACGGCCACGACATCATTCCGCGCTTGCTGGCGGGCTTCCAGGCGACCATGATTTTGCTGGCCATTGGCTACAAGCACTTTCCCGATTTCATCATTCTGCGTGGAGGAGGCACACTGTCTTTGTTCACTCAAAACGCTCCGAAAAGCACCATGCATGCCCTCGGCCTAGCCCTGCTCCTAGGCAGCGTCCTGATTTTGCCAGCTTTAGGCTATCTCTACTACAGCTTCCAAAAGAAGGAAGAGTTCGCCGAGCATTGA